The following are from one region of the Alkalimarinus sediminis genome:
- the ubiU gene encoding ubiquinone anaerobic biosynthesis protein UbiU — protein MELVCPAGSLSALKVAVDSGADAVYIGFKDDTNARHFAGLNFADKKAQDGLAYARQKGVKVFVAINTYSQAAGWSRWQRAVDTANDLGVNALICADMAVMDYAAERYPELPLHLSVQGSATNYETLKFYKNNFGIRRAVLPRVLSLKQVEAVAQYSPVELEVFAFGSLCIMAEGRCYLSSYLTDESPNTCGACSPAKDVRWEQTDAGLEARLNDVLIDRFEEGENAGYPTLCKGRFKVGDKTFHAIEEPTSLNTVELIPQLHAAGIKAVKIEGRQRSPAYVENVVRTWRRAIDLYNTNPEHFRVKKQWKEDLAKVSEGAQTTLGAYTRAWQ, from the coding sequence GTGGAATTGGTCTGTCCCGCAGGTAGTCTTTCTGCTCTAAAGGTCGCAGTCGATAGTGGTGCCGACGCGGTTTATATAGGTTTTAAAGACGATACAAATGCCAGGCACTTTGCCGGGCTTAATTTTGCTGATAAAAAAGCGCAAGATGGCCTGGCTTATGCGCGACAAAAAGGCGTCAAAGTCTTTGTTGCCATTAATACCTATTCGCAAGCTGCTGGCTGGTCTCGATGGCAGCGAGCAGTTGATACGGCAAATGATTTAGGGGTTAATGCGTTAATTTGTGCCGATATGGCCGTTATGGATTACGCCGCCGAACGGTACCCTGAACTGCCGCTTCATTTATCTGTTCAAGGCTCCGCTACAAACTACGAAACCCTAAAGTTCTACAAAAACAATTTTGGTATTCGCCGTGCTGTATTGCCCCGGGTACTTTCGTTGAAACAAGTTGAGGCGGTTGCCCAATACTCTCCAGTAGAACTTGAAGTGTTTGCATTTGGTAGCTTGTGCATCATGGCTGAAGGACGATGCTATTTGTCATCCTATTTGACTGATGAATCACCTAATACCTGTGGCGCGTGTTCACCTGCTAAAGATGTTCGTTGGGAACAGACCGATGCAGGACTTGAAGCACGGCTTAATGATGTGTTGATTGACCGATTCGAAGAGGGTGAAAATGCAGGCTACCCAACGCTCTGTAAAGGCCGCTTTAAAGTAGGCGACAAAACCTTCCATGCTATCGAAGAACCCACCAGCCTTAATACAGTAGAGCTGATTCCTCAGTTGCATGCGGCAGGTATTAAAGCCGTTAAGATCGAAGGGCGGCAACGAAGCCCTGCCTATGTTGAAAATGTAGTGAGAACCTGGCGCAGAGCCATTGATTTGTACAACACTAATCCAGAACACTTTAGAGTCAAAAAACAGTGGAAAGAAGATTTGGCAAAAGTGTCTGAAGGGGCTCAAACCACGTTGGGCGCATATACCAGAGCATGGCAGTAA